A segment of the Maylandia zebra isolate NMK-2024a linkage group LG2, Mzebra_GT3a, whole genome shotgun sequence genome:
tgaataaaaaaacaaaatatgttcttttCTCACATGATTTCAAACAGTGATCATTTAACAGAGGTTTAAGAGCTTTgttcaaaaaaaccccaatcatTCAGGTACTACATCAGATTTACAAAGAAGCTTTCTCCACTCCATTTTGTCGTGTGACGTTTCCGATGCGACccactttgtttttaacttttggGATTTCTTTGGCTTTTCCCAGGTTtgtaaacaaaaatgtgtttttaaaaactagcCTTGTTAATAAAGTTTACATTGAACAAACTGGTATTACCAAAGAACTATttagttcttcttttttttttaattctagttCTTTAAAAGAATGTTTTAGtcataaaaacatgattttgtgATGTTAATTTTTCAGGttttaaacacaacacacagcTGGATGGCTTTCCAAAGACACgcctttcctttcttcttttccaacTTCTAAAATAAATGCTCACTAAAATGAAACTGTCCCTGGCCATAAAACAATGCCTCCTTAGCCAGCTTAGAGTGCTGAAAGGGGAATTGATAAAGGAGGGTAGAGCAGACAGGAAATCAAATGTTAGTACATTTAACAGATGCAACATAGCTGATGTAATGCTTAAAAATCATCTTTggagaataaaataaatgctgCAACGCTGGCTGGCAAGGTTAATATGATGGCTAAAATATTGGAGGGGTGGGCTTTTATGAATCACGCTGAAATATTAACTGTGAAATACCAGCACAGCTGCAGCTGAAGTGACTGTGAATGTCACAGGAAACACAGGCCAGGATGCGTCTTTGTTTTTCCGCCTGTGCTTTTCCATCACCGTGGTTATTTCGGAGCATTTCATCTTCATTTGGGTGGACGGACACTTATGAGAGGAAACTGAATGTGAGAGGTGCAGATAGTAGCAGGCACTCAGAAAATAACATGcagctgctttgctttttctttttaccatgctgtttcatttttaataggCCTACATACGCTTGAGCTTTGTCTTCATTTTTCCCTACGCTAGTAACATAACAGCAGCACAGGcgaaaacaaaaatgtgaatCCATGCATAACCAGGAAGCAGAAGGGTCTAAATAAACAAGTTAGATTACCCTGGCCACAAACTTCCTTTATATTTTTCACCCTCTCTTACTCCTCCCTTGCTCTGTGAACACGGACAAACTGAGCCAGCCGCCCTCATCTCCTCACATCTCCCAGGTCCATTTAGAGGCTAAGAGCCCCAAACACTCGTCTGAATCTTAATTAGATGTCAATCTGCTTGGAGGCTTTTCAACATCATAAAATGAGAAATCAAAAATATGCTGATTCAGATGACTGTTAACCTGGGATCGTTCCCGTTTCACCTACACTTGTACAACACAGTCATTTTAGCAAATTAGCTGTTTCATCATCTTATCCTGAAGAAGGGAGATGTCAGCTGTCAGCTTTATTTTGTTGATATGCATAATCATTTTCTAGCATGTGGGGCAGTTTTCTCTGGACAAGTTACATTTTTGTGTAGTTAAGGTTCCAAATTTTACACCCCTGAATCTGCAAGTCATGGAATCAGAGCTCGGCTTTGAATTGCTGAGCCGGTGACTTCTgatgtccatccattttcttaactgcttatgTAATAGTCTTAATCATGTGTTGTGTCTGTTTTTATCATAAATTAAGACTATTTTCCTCTTTCCTTAATTAGCAGTTAGTACCATATTaggaagggattttttttttttttttaccatttaggCCTCAGTTCAGTAATGGTAGACAAATATTTACACATACAGGTCTTGGATCTTTAATTCTACTGTCCAACTTACAGCCCTCCACAACACAAACGGTAAgcataacattaaaaaaaaggcagTGAACATCCACTAACTATTACTCTGCTACACTTACACAGTCAGGGTCTCAGACGTCATTGGGTGAGAAGCAGACAAACCACAAACAAGTGTCATCCTGGAATTACTGGGATTAACAATTAACACGAGACACATGGCTGTCATTATGTGGCAGGAAGTTGGAGCTTCCAGAGAAAACCCAGGGAGGACCTTTAAAATCCTAACCACAGTACTGCTCTGAATTTGGAATTATGCTAACTTTAAGACAGCCATATATAAACTGTCACCCCAGTCAAGCTCCAGAGCACCCTGAAGGAGCTTATTAGCACTAATAGTATTCTACTAATTAGTGCCAACATCTGCTTTTAGACCAAACcactgcacagaaacagctttaatcAAAGGGATCAATGATCTGTTGGTAAATGCAGATAATGATCAGACCTCAGTTTTATTACTGCACTGCTAGATCCAAGCACTGCCTTTGACACTGTGGATCACTGTATTTTATTGGATAGGCTTGAACATTTTATCAGAGTTATGGGAAATGTTTTGTCATGGCTCAGATCCTACCTGTGCGGGAGATCTCAGACTGTTAGTTTAAAAATGATCTCTCTGAGACCTGTGCAGGGAGGCATGGGGTCCCTCAGGGCTCTGTACTTGGCCCAttgctgttttctctgtatctgctGCCTCTTGGTGTTCTTCTGcgttcttttaatgtaaccttTAATTGTTACGCTGATGacttgcagctttttttttgctcctttAACCATTGGAAACTGTGCTGACTTGTCTCACTTAGAAGCTTGTGTATCTGCAATTGGGGCTGGTTATCTGATAATTTCCTGCCTCCAAAATTTGTCCGCAAAAATTGATGACTATGTCATAAATTGCAGGAACAAGGTAAAGAACTTGGGCGTGTGGTTTGACACGGTGCTCTACTTGAGTGAAAGAGACAACAAGAATTGGGTTTTATCACCTAAAGAACATCGCTAAAATCAGGCAAGTTTTACCACTTGACATTGCAGAGATTCTTATCCATGCATTTGTGTCTTCACACATTGGCTATTGCATTGTTCTTCTTTCTGGGAAGTGCGTTGCACTACCGAAGAAAGGTTTTTGAGGTTTACAGATGgtacaaaatgcagctgctcacATTTTAGCCAAAACTGggaaatttgagcacattaccTGCAGTGCTGAAGTCGCTTCACTGGTCGCCTTGTCAGGTTTGAGCAGATTTTAAGGTCCTGTTGCTCACCTACAAGGCTTTAAATGGTTTGGCGCCTTCATATTTCTATGTTCCTTCCTGTGCTCTCCGATCTCAGGATACTGGGTTCCTAAAAGTTCCTAAACCCAGACCTGGTCTTAGTTCTGTCTACCAGGTTTTAAATTATACTTTTTtctgtactggttttattttcttttatttctctttttatctTCAAATAACTGTTCAGCACTTTGCTTGAAACgggctttataaataaagttattattattattattattattattattattattattattattattattattattattattattattatattgctGCATTCATCTTTCCCTCGACCCTGACTAGTCTTCCAGTTCCTGCTGGTGAAAAACATCCCGACAGTATGATGCTGCCACCGTGCTTCAATGTAGGGATGACATGATTCTTGTTATTCAGGCCAAAGAGTTCAATCTTGGTTTCATCAGACCAGAGAATTTAATTTCTTTCCTGAGAGTCCTTCAGTTTCCTTTTCCAAGCAGGCTGTTGTGTGCATTTTCCTGACGGGTCATTCTGTCTGCCCCCACACAGGCCTGATTAGTGCAGTGCTGCAGAAGTGGTTCTCCTCTCTATGTTGGAGCTCTGTCAAAGAAACCATCAAGAGTTTGGTCACTTCCCTGACTGAGGCCCGTCTACACCGACTGCTcagattggctgggaaaccagCTCTAGGAAGAGTTctggttcttcttctttttacgAATGATGGAGGTGACGCTGCCCATTGTGACCTGCAATACAGCGGAAATCTTTGTCATCTTCCCCAGGTCTGTGCCTTCATACAGTCCTGTGTCAGGGGTCCACACATAATTCTTTGAAATTCACAGCTTGGTTTGAGCTCAGACAGGCACTGCTAACCTTATGCAGACAGATGTGTGTGCCTTTCTAACTCATGTCCAGTCAACAGAACAAAACATCTGACAGATAATCAGTGGGAGCAGGATGCACCTCAGCTCAGTTTTCACCATCATGGCTGAGGCTGTGAACACTTATGtgttatatttttgtatttcatttttaataaatttgagtttcaaacaaacatttttcactttCTCTTTATGGGGTTCTATGTGTAGAGGTGAAGAAATGAATGTAATCCATCACAATTATGCAGAAATACAACAAAGgtagaaggtagaagaacacttctccaactccaacccccgacgcatgtggcaaggactccagaccattacagactacaggaccaccaaaccctcccccgcatcctctgatgtctccttcctcaacgagctcaacaacttttatgctcgttttgagcgagggaaccccacaaccacaaccaaagcagacatgacgccagaccaccaacctctgactctctcccccaccgatgtaggagcggtgctgagcaggatcaatgtccacaaggctgcaggtccagatggcatccccgggcgtgttctcagagcgtgttctggggagcttgcaggagtgctcacagacatattcaatctgtccttggcccacgctgtggtaccggcctgcttcaaatccacctccatcgtcccgatacccaaaaactccaacccatcttgcctcaatgactaccgcccagtagcactcacccccatcatcactaagtgcttagagcagctggtcctagcacacttcaaatcctgtctcccccccaccctggacccccaccaattcgcataccgccagaacaggagcacagaggatgcagtctccatcgcactgcactctgtcctctcacacctggacaacaacaacacctacgccagaatgctgtttatagacttcagttcagcattcaacacaatccacccctcacaactcatcaggaaactgacagacctgggcatcagctccctcatctgcaaatggttactggacttcctgaccaaccgcccccaacatgtccggctggataaccactgctcatctaccatcacaatgaacaccggtgtaccacaaggctgtgtgatgagccctttcctctactccctcttcacccacgactgcagacctgctgatggttccaacaccatcattaagtttgcagatgacaccacggtgattggcctcatcagtgacaacgatgaggccgcctacagggaggaggtggatcgtctggctgagtggtgcgacacaaacaacctgctgcttaacactgagaagaccaaggagctcatcgtggactacaggaggaatgctgacccacatccacccatccacattaaggggacggctgtggagcgtgtgagcagcttcaagttcctgggagtccacatctccgaggatctcacctggacgaccaactgctccaagctggtcaagaaggctcaccagcgcctcttcttcttgaggaccctgaggaagaaccacctgtcctcagacatcctggtgaacttctatcgttgcaccatcgagagcatcctgaccaactgtataacagtctggtacgggaactgctctgcctcggaccggaaggcgttgcagagggtcgtgaaaactgcccagcccCAGTAAACACCAGTATGTGGGCCCCACATGGGCTATGGGGGTTCCAAGTGGGGATGGGCTTACAATGGGCATCCAATCTGGGACCCACCTGGGTTAGCCAGGTAGGACCCACCTGAGCCAGCCCAGATGGGCTATGTTCTATGGGCACCATATGGGTAACATATGGGAAGTTGCATGAACAGGCAACTGAGTTTAATGACCTTAGTTAAGTATAATTATTAGTCATGTGTAAGTATAAACATGAATTAAGATGAAATAACTGATAATAAATTATGCCACAGGCAGCATATGTATATTTAATTAAtaacaaaatatacatataaaatatattaatataagtgaaacacaaagaacagatATGACTTAAAATTGTAAGAcgcttaataaaataaaataaatggttTTACATTTGAGTGGGAAAAAAATTTCACTCCATGTAGGAGGGTTAGGGTTAACCCTTTTTGAAATCTCGCGTTATTTCATGAAATATCACGAGGTTTTCTTGAACCCGTCCCCCCCCCATTCTGGAACATTCTTCATTTCGCGCCCTTGGACAAAGCTGACAGTTAAGCTGACAATTTTTGGATTAAGTGCATCTTTGAGCTACGAACTTATCTGCAGTAAGGGTAAGAACTTTTTTGACTTAATTTGAATCCCTAAgtataaatgaaatgtttacAAAGTTATGATGCTGCAAAGTAATGAATGGCACAAGTGCTGGCAAACTTTTTCCTAGCACTCAAGCAATGCTAAGCTAGTTGAAATTTTTACGTAATGTTGGATTTAGCCAATTTTCACAGTTTGAAAGCATTTTCTGGTGTCCTGTATACTGCTTAACTAGCACCAAAATTAATTACTGTGTGTACTTAACATCAAGTTGTACTTAAACGTTATCTTGGTTTTTCTCTATGATTAGTATTAATAAAGGACTGTATTAGACCAATTTAACGAAGTTCTAATTTTTTAAGAGGAATATGGGAGGGTATTTTCACTATCAGAGCAACCAAAATTGCTTTGGTGTTGTCTTTATCAGCTTCATTCCTCACCGCTAAGTGATGAGGGTAGGCCATGGCCATGAGCAACTAGTCCCCAGCTTTTGCCCCTGTGTCAGGAGCATGCACAGCAGTCAGAGAGGCAGATCAGTGAGCACTCTATTTCTGTAGAAGACATCATCATTTTTCTtgccattgttttcatttttccagaaaaagcaaataaaatataGGTGTTCTtgatttgtttgggttttttttttcatacacaCTTTAGTATGCAACTTTATGTGTGTAGTTGTTTTAGTGAGAACTTAATCAGAAATAGTGTACTGACTCTAGAATCTGCCTCTCACTGTTGTGCAAGCTCTGTACATGAGGGAAACTGATTATTTAAGCAGAACTGATCGGTCTTGTTAGGGCCACAGTGCCAACTCCTTTTACTATGATTGCTGTGGccctccttttttccttttgtaatGTATATTTGGCTAGAAtctacacatttatttatttataaaaaagaaaagcaattgCTCTTTGGATGTGGTTCTAAAGATCTGTGATCTTTAAGTGTTTGTCTGGTGCCTGATTTGTGCATGTGCActgttattttaatttgtttcattaTGGCTTAAATTTGTTTGAATTTTGTGCATGCTCCTTTATCAACCTTCCTTCATGGACAGCTTGTGTGGTTATTGGCCAGGAGGGTTTGCAATGACCTCAAAACTTgagatgtttgttgttttgattaTGACTTGGCTGACTATGGCTACTTATAAATTGCATAGTCACACTATTACATTAATATGTTATTAATATCTGTATATTGGTTTGATTTTGCTGTTGGACAGTGGAGTGAATAGTAGCAAGGGTTATGTGTGGTTTatctctttctttatttttacagactTTGACATAAGAAGCAGTGTATATTTCAAAATTCATTTATATTCAAAATTTGATTCATGCCAGAAATATACTAGTAGGAATCTTTTTTTGAGTTTGTAACAATTAGAATTGTTACTTTATAAAGCGATGTCAGGGTCTTTTATTGTAATACAACAGCTTTTAAGGctggtgtaagcatcacagcagatgtctttatgccaaagtaactgaggataaaacacagaaaaacatgaaggagattttcctggagtggctttttaaatcagataaccttagaaatattctgcagttgaacaaaaactgaagaaaaccatgaatcaatatatgaacattacctgatgctgctgaagtaaagcagagcaaagttacagaggttttattagaggtTTTgttagaggttttattagagaacAAGCTGAGTTTTTTGCAATTTGGCATAATTtggcacaaaaaaacaactgacaACAGCGCTAAGCACAACCGTACACTGATGTATAATAAGCAAGGGAATAATGTGGAAAACAGATTTCAGATGGGGAAACTTTTCTCGAAGTACACTacgagagagctgtgcaggaagtgtgatttttcttttttttttctttttttttttaaaattgtggtGAAAACAAGACAGCAAGAGGGAATTAATGACAGTATTTATCAAAtatgaagcgtagtttggatcttcttttgctgctggttcagttaattttggttggagagtgaTGAAACCTGCATCATCAGAATtagtgagctgtcggctttcagccctgACGGAGTGTCAGTGTACCTGCCCTCGGCGAAAAAGCTGACATCTCACACATTTTGATGCATCGgttccgcgctttgtgtttacgtctttgttcCTATATTTCTAATACACAAGTGACAgccaaatgctaaagtgaatgaAATTTAAGAAAATGGCTTTATTAACCACGATTAATAACATGTAAATGTGCTTTGGATAGTTGTCAGGCCCCAATAATATTTCTGAGTAAGGACCTGTTGATGTAGTTAGTGTAACCTATCCAAGCTGTTACCCAGGTGACTGAAAAATActacattttatcatttttatacattttatctTTCAGAAAGCAATGGAGCAATCTGAGAggacaaagagaagaaaaatagcTGCGAAAGTTGTTGAACATTTACGTCTCGTTTCACAGCAGAATGAGTTAGATCATCATCAGGACTTAATTTTTTTCTCAGATTCTTTTGAGAATAAACCCCTTGTGGAAGAGTACCATGATTGCGATGAACATGCTGGAGTCAGTTCACAAAATGAACAATCTGCAGACATTTTTTATGATGCTTTGGACTTTGACGTGTTTCCTGAAGACTCTGAAAGTGGGGTGTCTGAGTTTAATGAATTTGATCTGGACGATGACTGTTTCGATTCTGATGCTTTTTCAGACACACCAGATGATACAAAAGGACTTGCAGAGTGGGCTGCAGAATACAATGTGTCACATAATGCTTTGTCTGCCCTTCTTAAAATTCTTAGACAGAAAGGTCTTAATGTACCACTAGATGCTCGAACATTGATGTCAACTGCCCGCAAATGTAATGTGATAAATGTGGCTGGGGGATCATACTACCATTTTGGTTTAAAGAATTCAATTGTTGCAGCATTGGAGCTTTTAGATTTTGATTTAAAGAAACTAACAAACAATCTAACACTTAGAATTAATGTTGATGGTCTACCTTTATTCCGCAGCAACAATGTTAGTCTGTGGCCTATTCTGGGTAGAATCAAGGAGATCCCAAattgtgatgtttttgtgaTCGGGTTATACTCAGGTACAACCAAACCTTCTAATGTACAGGAGTACTTGAATGACTTTGTACAAGATGTAAGGGCAATTATACAAGATGGAGTTCAGTATAATGGTGTCcatttcagtgttgctgctccAGATGCATTCATTTGTGATGCACCTGCTCGTGCTTTTCTTAAATGTGTGAAGGGACACACTGGCTATTATGCGTGTGAGCGGTGCACTCAAAAGGGCATGTATGTGAATAGGAGATTGTGTTTTCCTGAAATTTCTGCTGAGAAAAGGACTGATGAGACTTTTCGTGCTATGGCCTACAAAGAGCATCAGGTTGGGGTGTCACCTCTGAATGAGTTGGGTGTGGGACTAGTCTCAGGTTTTGTGCTGGACTATATGCACCTTGTGTGTCTGGGGGTAATGCGAAAACTTATTTATCTTTGGTTAAAAGGTCCCCGAAAATGCAGACAGTCTATGCAAATTCTAACCGTGATTTCAGCATTCATGGTTTCTGTCAGGCAACATTTGCCTAAAAGTTTTGCAAGGAAACCAAGATCTCTCCTTGAAATTAGCATGTGGAAAGCAACTGAATTGAGACAATTTTTGCTTTACACAGGCccagttgttttatttaataatatacCAAGCCAAATGTATAGAcactttatacttttatttgtaTCTATAAGAATTCTTCTTAGTCCTGATTTGTGTATTGAGAACTGTGATTATGCAGAGGATGTTttaaagcagtttgtgaaagaTTTTGGTTCGATTTATGGTCTTGAATTTGTTGGTTATAATGTACATAATTTAATACACCTAGCTGAAGATGCGAAAAAGTTTGGACCTTTGGACAGTATTTCCTGCTTCCCATTTGAAACCTTCCTGGGTAAACTGAAAAAGATTGTGCGGAGGCCTCATAAACCTGTGGAACAAATTGTCAAGCGCGTCTATGAGACGCAAAGTattcagaagaaaagaaaagagaggatGTCTGTTCCCTCTCCTCTTAAACAGCCTCATAACTCTGGACCAATAACAAGTGATCTTGGAACTTTTAAGCAGTACAGAAAATACACTGATGGACAGACATATGTTTCTTGCTCCATGGGAGATAACTGTTTCAATGTAGGGGGAAAAATTCTTATTGTGGCAAACATTTTACAGGATTGCCAAGTTGTCAAAGcactgtgtcaggtctttgaaAACTGTAATGCCTTTTTCAGCTATCCATTGGACTCAACATGCCTTGGAATTTACTTTGTTTCAAATCTGTCTAAACAAATGAATCTTGTATTACTTGATGAACTAAAACAGAAAATGGTGCTTTTGCCACTGAAGTCTGGATATGTGGCATTGCCACTGCTGTACTAGTTGGCTTCTTTTTGCTTTCTCACCAGCATGCATCCATTTGCAGTTGTTGATTTTCTGGATGGTGGAGGTGTATCCATAATTCCTTGCAAGTGGTTTACAGGACCAGCGGAAGATTCTTGTTTCTGGCCACCAGGGAGAGTCAATATCAATAAGGCTGTAAAGGATGGAGTTACTCCAGATGCAAACTGGTCACAGTACAGAGTTCGCATCTTGGGGAAAGCTGGTAAGAAGCATTTTTGTTTATTGCTACCAAATATTCTGTCATTAAAGACAGAACAAAAAATTTCCCTGTAATTTCACTAACAACATTTTGTTGATGTATGTCAAAAATTTACAGAAAACTATGAAAATGCCAGGGTGAAACTGCGGAGGTCTGAAGCAACCTCTGATCTGCAGACTGAGTCAGATTCTGGAAGCAGATTGGGAAAAGGGAAGCGGAAAAGGAGGTAATTATGTTTCTTTAAAACGCCTTAAAAGCAACAATTTATTGTGGTGattataagaaaaacaaaaacaagctgaCAGTATCTTTAGCAGACCATTACTGCTCACCAGATTTAGATATGATCTTAAAATAGCACTTTGTAACtttttgacttttaaaaatcagttttagaCTCCTTTTGATGCCGGACTATACATTAATGTTTTTAGTTTGTAGGACTAACCAGTAACTAAAttgtttgtggggttttttaatatttttttaaattcattttaaggCCAGTGATCCAGTCAAGCTCGGATGAGGATTGGGACAACGCTGCGGAACAGCCAGAGACCTCATCAACATCAGCAATGGAGAATAGACATTCAAGTGAAACTCCCCACCAGAACGTCACTCATCCATTTGTTCAGCTACCACCACCCTCAACTCCTTCACCTGTGGTTTCACAACCAGTTCCAAGACAACTTGTACAAGCCACCAATACCAGCATGTTTGTACGTGTTCTAACCCTCCTGGAAGACATTAAGGAGACTCAGAGGATCCACAGTCGAATGCTACAGTCTCTCCTCAAACAACGTGATGGACCAGTTGCTGCAGTATTACCCGAGGGTGCTGTTTTTCCTCTCCGGACAGTCGCAGACGTGGAAGCACTGGAACAAAAACTGATAGACCCTGTCTTCCTGAAAGAAGTGGTAAATAATAATGATGTAATGACAATAATTGATTAATGCCTCAATCTGCGTTTTATGCTAGCAGTTATGATTAAGGAAAGTTGGTGTTTGTTCAAACATGGTCAGTGCAATGAAGTGGCGGAAGGTGAGCTCCACAAAAGTTGctgtttttgaaaataaaataagttgtACTTTACAAGTTGTGCCACGCCAAACCTTAAGAAATTACTTTTGGTGGATCAGTCATTTAGCTCTTTGCATTTACATCAGACAGTGTTTGACTTTGACACTTAACTCTTTCTCAATCAAATAGCATCAAAATTATTAAGCCTAATTACTGTGTAGCTGTGCAGGTTTTCTTTTAGGTGTGACTGATGGTACTACTGTCGGTAAAATTATTGTCCTTGTGTGTCCTAAGGTTGCTGTTGTGGCAGAGATCGGAGGGAGCACTGTTGATGAAGCCACCAGAAGAATGATGGCCttcattatggacaatgctctTTCCAGGCAATATAACTTCGTTGGGCGCCATGGAAAGCGGGAATTTCGAGGGCTTAAGATTTTTGAAGTGCTATATGGTAAGCTCATTAGTTGTAAGATATTTTGTTGATGTTTGAATAACAGATGCTCATTTCAGCTGTAGTCAGTCTTCCAATCaatttatcagaatcagaatcagaatcagaatactttattgatccctgggggaaattattttttgttacagtgctccattttaaaccaacattaagacaagacagacaatacgctaactaagaatagtacaatatatacatatatatacatacatacatacataagtcacttataaataaatatttggaaaagaaacatgtgtagctgtagcagcaaacagtgtgttaagtggatgcgttgtacagggagatggccacaggcaggaatgatttcctgtgtcgttcagtggtgcttttcggtaatctcagtctctcactgaacgagctcacTGATTTAAGGTTTTAATACTTTGGTTCTACATTTATGTGAGATCTTATGCCGTGTCACAGTATAAATATAAGTAtgtaacaaaaaaagagaattaCAGCTGTGTCTTTAGATTCAGTAATATAGTCTCACTTTCTTGTGGTCAATATCTGTGCTTTACAGGCAGCTTGAAAAAAAATGCTCTTACAAGCCAGATTACCAGAAAAGAGGCAGAAAAGGCAGCTCCAAGTGGTTTATTGGTGCAAGAGATAGAGGAGGAAATCGCATGGCAAGGGCACAGTGTCACGTGCAGGAGAGGTATACCTTAGTGACTCAGTTTAGATAGACTGTGGAGATTAAATTAATTACAAATACTGTATTATTGAGGGAAattatgtttgggttttttatgggggggggggcatcagCTCATGTTGTTCTGGAGGGTGATGGCTGCTGCCAGGAATGACCACATATTTCTCTCTGGTTTGCAGCATACTTGAAGACAGCTCTCACTAAACCGTTTTTTGGTTCCTCACTGTGTTACGGTATGTGAACAATTTCCAGTTATGTTTAGCAGTTTGTGCAATATTCTTCTTTGCACAATCAGCTCCAGGAACTCCAGCCAGTCAAACAACTTGATCAGCACAACTTTCAAAACAACTCCAGTAGTATTGCAAATCTGATGTTATTTGTgaaaaaatgcactttttttttttcaggaccaaTGGATCACTGAATGAGT
Coding sequences within it:
- the LOC112431222 gene encoding uncharacterized protein LOC112431222 isoform X1, which encodes MHPFAVVDFLDGGGVSIIPCKWFTGPAEDSCFWPPGRVNINKAVKDGVTPDANWSQYRVRILGKAENYENARVKLRRSEATSDLQTESDSGSRLGKGKRKRRPVIQSSSDEDWDNAAEQPETSSTSAMENRHSSETPHQNVTHPFVQLPPPSTPSPVVSQPVPRQLVQATNTSMFVRVLTLLEDIKETQRIHSRMLQSLLKQRDGPVAAVLPEGAVFPLRTVADVEALEQKLIDPVFLKEVVAVVAEIGGSTVDEATRRMMAFIMDNALSRQYNFVGRHGKREFRGLKIFEVLYGSLKKNALTSQITRKEAEKAAPSGLLVQEIEEEIAWQGHSVTCRRGIP
- the LOC112431222 gene encoding uncharacterized protein LOC112431222 isoform X2 → MHPFAVVDFLDGGGVSIIPCKWFTGPAEDSCFWPPGRVNINKAVKDGVTPDANWSQYRVRILGKAENYENARVKLRRSEATSDLQTESDSGSRLGKGKRKRRPVIQSSSDEDWDNAAEQPETSSTSAMENRHSSETPHQNVTHPFVQLPPPSTPSPVVSQPVPRQLVQATNTSMFVRVLTLLEDIKETQRIHSRMLQSLLKQRDGPVAAVLPEGAVFPLRTVADVEALEQKLIDPVFLKEVVAVVAEIGGSTVDEATRRMMAFIMDNALSRQYNFVGRHGKREFRGLKIFEVLYAYLKTALTKPFFGSSLCYGPMDH